One Setaria viridis chromosome 3, Setaria_viridis_v4.0, whole genome shotgun sequence DNA window includes the following coding sequences:
- the LOC117848164 gene encoding S-adenosylmethionine decarboxylase proenzyme 4, with amino-acid sequence MASSGFEGFEKRLELVFSLPSCGDGARAQHGLRLLPVGALREALDTVQCAVVSAAGNAAFDAYVLSESSLFVYPSRAILKTCGTTRLLRAVPILLRAAAGELGLALRSCRYSRGSYLFPEAQPFPHADFADEIRFLDGAVLSALRFRRSSVMPPSQRHSQQQHKWHVYAASTSDDDQHVDGATHFTVEVCMTELDRTLARQFYLTTTPGDGRRTSHAIGDAMTAASGLGDVNPRSLAFGYAFAPCGYSMNALDGALYATVHVTPEDGHSYASYECGGAEAGCALASVGKAIAVFRPATVSVSVCYDGAGTEAINTASIWSAVADAVEPMGLACRSRAAEAFPGATTVTYQTFTRTPASLDMINHS; translated from the coding sequence ATGGCTTCTTCCGGGTTCGAGGGTTTCGAGAAGCGTCTCGAGCTCGTGTTCTCACTGCCGAGCTGTGGCGACGGCGCGCGGGCGCAGCACGGGCTCCGGCTGCTGCCGGTGGGCGcgctccgggaggcgctggataCCGTGCAGTGCGCCGTGGTGTCGGCTGCGGGGAACGCGGCGTTCGACGCGTACGTGCTGTCGGAGTCGAGCCTGTTCGTGTACCCGTCCCGCGCCATCCTCAAGACGTGCGGCACCACCCGGCTGCTGCGCGCCGTGCCGATcctgctccgcgccgccgccggcgagctcgggcTCGCGCTCCGGTCGTGCCGGTACTCGCGCGGCTCGTACCTCTTCCCCGAGGCGCAGCCGTTCCCGCACGCCGACTTCGCCGACGAGATCCGGTTCCTCGACGGCGCCGTCCTGAGCGCCCTCCGCTTCCGCCGCTCCAGCGTGATGCCGCCGTCGCAGAGGCACAGTCAGCAGCAGCACAAGTGGCACGTGTACGCGGCGTCGACCTCCGACGACGACCAGCACGTCGACGGCGCGACGCATTTCACCGTGGAGGTGTGCATGACGGAGCTGGACCGCACGCTAGCCAGGCAGTTCTACCTGACGACTACCCCCGGCGACGGCCGCCGGACCAGCCACGCCATCGGCGACGCgatgacggcggcgtcggggctcGGCGACGTGAACCCGCGCTCGCTCGCCTTCGGGTACGCGTTCGCGCCGTGCGGGTACTCGATGAACGCGCTGGACGGCGCGCTCTACGCCACCGTGCACGTGACCCCCGAGGACGGGCACAGCTACGCCAGCTACGAGTGCGGCGGCGCTGAGGCCGGATGCGCGCTCGCGTCCGTCGGCAAGGCCATCGCCGTGTTCCGCCCGGCCACTGTCTCTGTCTCAGTCTGCTACGATGGCGCCGGTACGGAAGCCATTAACACCGCGTCGATATGGTCGGCGGTCGCGGACGCCGTGGAGCCCATGGGCCTCGCCTGCCGGAGCCGGGCGGCCGAGGCCTTCCCGGGCGCGACGACGGTGACGTACCAAACGTTCACGCGTACTCCGGCTTCACTCGACATGATCAATCACAGCTAG
- the LOC117848804 gene encoding phosphoglycerate mutase-like protein AT74H produces MSHDAAARHPIATPREAEEGEEGHHPGRDSVDSPSSECRFCEMTRQHHPQCARRLPKRIILVRHGESQGNLDMSAYTTTPDYRIPLTALGAEQARAAGRGIRDVVASGGGNWKVYFYVSPYARTRATLREIGRAFPRDRVIGAREECRVREQDFGNFQVEERMRAVKETRQRFGRFFFRFPEGESAADVFDRVASFLESLWRDIDMGRLDQDPSCETNLVIVSHGLTSRVFLMKWFKWTVAQFERLNNFDNCEFRVMQLGPGGEYSLLVHHTKEELEQWGMSPEMIADQQWRASANRRSWAEECSSFIDSFFEDPKDSESSSEDEEEEKENGKIKHLE; encoded by the exons ATGTCACACGACGCGGCTGCGCGCCACCCCATCGCCACCCCTCGAGAagcagaggaaggagaagaaggccaCCACCCCGGCCGGGACAGTGTCGACTCGCCCAGCAGCGAGTGCCGGTTCTGCGAGATGACGCGGCAGCACCACCCGCAGTGCGCGCGCCGGCTGCCGAAGCGGATCATCCTGGTCCGGCACGGCGAGAGCCAGGGGAACCTCGACATGTCAGCGTACACCACCACCCCCGACTACCGCATCCCGCTCACGGCGCTGGGCGCCGAGCAGGCGCGCGCCGCGGGCCGGGGCATCCGGGAcgtggtggcgagcggcggcggcaactggAAGGTCTACTTCTACGTGTCCCCCTACGCGCGCACCCGCGCCACGCTGCGGGAGATCGGACGCGCCTTCCCGCGGGACCGCGTCATCGGCGCCCGTGAGGAGTGCCGCGTCCGGGAGCAGGACTTCGGCAACTTCCAGGTCGAGGAGCGGATGCGCGCCGTCAAGGAGACACGCCAGCGCTTCGGCCGCTTCTTCTTCCGCTTCCCCGAGGGCGAgtccgccgccgacgtcttCGACCGCGTCGCAA GCTTCTTGGAGTCGCTGTGGCGGGACATCGACATGGGGAGGCTGGATCAGGACCCGAGCTGCGAGACCAACCTGGTAATCGTGTCGCACGGCCTCACCTCGCGGGTGTTCCTCATGAAGTGGTTCAAGTGGACGGTGGCCCAGTTCGAGCGCCTCAACAACTTCGACAACTGCGAGTTCAGGGTCATGCAGCTGGGGCCCGGCGGGGAGTACTCCCTCCTCGTCCACCACACCAAGGAGGAGCTCGAGCAGTGGGGCATGTCGCCGGAGATGATCGCCGACCAGCAGTGGCgcgcctccgccaaccgccgcaGCTGGGCCGAGGAATGCTCCTCCTTCATCGACTCCTTCTTCGAGGACCCCAAGGACTCTGAGAGCTCGtcggaggatgaggaagaggagaaggagaatGGCAAGATCAAGCACCTGGAGTAA